The nucleotide sequence accagcggaaccggagaccgggaagagagagagtcggactgttgatacGAGACCCAGAGaataccggaagccggaagtgcgtgacccggaagtgTTACAGAGACTGAGCGATCTATGAGAATAAGACACACAAGGAAGTGTGCACGTTTGTGTTTAAGAGAATAATAAAAAgtatcaacagtcctgccgacccccgtgtcctcttccttccttacctcatcgaacttgttacactggtgccgaaacccgggaaggaagcaggacagagccgccgccatgacaacgccctccgcctcgccatttgcggagatcatcacctccctcgcggtcctccaccaggaacatcacaaggcattgctggaccttcggaccgagcaggagcgccgcttcgaggccattgtccaaggccagcaagaggaccgcgagcagttccggagctggatggaccgggaggttcgcgccgaggccgctgggcgggccagcgcaccggtgcacGTGCCCCTACAAAAGATGGGGCCGGAGGACGACCCCGAGGCCTTCGTGGACCTCTTTCAaaaagccgcggaggcctgcggatggccccgggcacagtggccggtgcgcctcattccACTGCTATCcggcgaagcccaggcggccgcgcaacatctaccggttgcgaacctcctggactacgatGACCTGAAGCGGGCCAttcttcagcgggtcggccggaccccagaacaacaccgccagcgtttccgctccctggagtggggcgagtccggtcgacccttcgccttggcccaacagctccgggacgagtgccgcagatggctgctggccggcggcagcgacgtggaccatgtcgtcgatctggtggtgctggagcagttcatcactcggctccccaggaaaaccgccgagtgggtccagtgccaccggcccacgtcgctggagacggccatcaatttggcggaggaccacctggtggcgtgcccgggggtcggcgcacccccactaacttctccctctctctctcccccttctctctctctctctcgacctgtccctctccccaggtcccgccctccaggcccgCCTCGCGTttcccccagaggccggggtgggatgggccctggaccgtctgggagttcgcgggtcccgcccaggggggcggggccgctggggacGGGTAGTGACTATGGATCCGGTTCCGCCCCCTATCCGCGCTCagcctccaacccactccccgccgccggggcggcgggtaggcctgggctggcctgctggcggtgcggtgatccggaccattttgtggaccgatgtccgatgatggacatcggaacaatgatccggatcccggacgtccagcggaccacccccgatcaagcaggagagtaccaaattcctgtaagtatcaaggggggtacatatcaggccttggtggattcaggatgtaaccaaacctcgatccatcaaagcctgattcagCCTGGGgcgttggatacaagccgcgtggttaaggtgcggtgtgtgcacggggatgtggtggaatatccggttgtcccagtcacgatacagtttagggggaaaaagcatagtgttgaggtggcggttagtccccacctccggcatccgctaattctggggacgaattggcccgccttttcggcgttattggggtcgttgtgtgcggatgccgcttggggaaacaaggctaggaacggggcggtgcgagtgcaggttggcgaggctgatacggggcccttgggaacagcttcagaggaaccgagcggggttgagagactgattctctcggaccgcgatgacttccctctggagcagtctcaagacgagACGCTAAAACATGCgttccaacaggtccgcaccATCGACGGTCAGCCCCTTCAacccgccttgcccgtcacgtatccttattttgccataattaaggataggttgtatcgagtgacccaagacgctcagtcaaaaatggatacaacccaattgttagtaccaaagagccgccgggaaatgcttttccaggcggctcattctaacccgatggcgggccacctgggacaggcggccacgctgaatcgtttaatgacccgattcttttggccaggcatttatgacaatgtgcgcaggtggtgcgcgtcttgccctgaatgtcagttggtgaacccactggccgccccaaaagcgccattgcgccctctaccattaatgcaggtccccttcgagagaattgcgatggacctcatcgggccattagaacgatccgcacgcgggcatcgttttgcgctagttatcgtggactacgcaacacgatacccggaagcagtggctctccgcaacatctcggcgaagagtgttgcggacgcactgtttcgtttaatctcccgggtggggattccgaaagaaatcctcactgatcaaggcacggcgtttatgtcacgcacgttaagcgaattgtacggattactgggcattaaatccattcgaaccagcgtctatcacccacaaacagacggcttggtcgaacgatttaatcgcactcttaaatccatgatccgtaaattcgtacaagaagacgccaaaaattgggatcggtggttagaacccctcttatttgctgtgcgcgaggtcccgcaagcctccacggggttttcccccttcgagcttctctacgggcgtcagccacggggggtgctggacgtcctacgagaaacttgggaggaggggccttcgttggccaaaaacgaaattcagtacgtcatggacttgcgaacaaaactccacacattggggcggctatctagggagaatttgttgcaagcccaggaccgccagagccggtcatataacaggggtactaaactgcgcaaattcacaccgggagagaaggtgctcgttctactcccaacctcgagctcaaaattaatgtcgaagtggcaggggccgtttgaggtcgcacggcagataggagagctcgattatgaagtgatacgatccgataggaacggggcacgtcaaatataccacctcaatctactgaaaaaatggaatgaggtggaatcggtgttgttggcaacggtgatcgggggagaggatgatctcgggccagaggcgagcattaaagcgcaatcagtcgcgctggcccctgggggagatcacctctcaccgttacaactcgctgatttatcgaaattgcaggcggagttcgccgacgtgttctcgcccctaccgggacgtaccgacttgattcagcaccatatcgagaccgagccgggcgtggtagttcgcagccggccgtatcgcttgcctgaacacaagaaaaaagtagttcaggacgaattaggcgcaatgctcgacatgggagtaatcgaggagtccaacagtgactgggcgagcccgatagttttggtccccaaaacggacggctcggtcaggttctgtgtggactaccgcaaggtgaacgctgtgtcgaagttcgacgcgtatccaatgccacgggttgacgaattgcttgatcggttaggctcggctcgattttattcgacactggacttaacaaagggctattggcagatccccttgtctccattgtccaaagaaaaaacagctttcaccacgccgtttggattacaccaattcgtcacgcttcctttcggcttgttcggggcacccgcaaccttccagcgactcatggataggattttgcgtccccatgctgcatatgctgcggCGTACCTAGATGACATAGTGATCTATAGTCACgactggcagcggcatatgcagcatgtgagggcggtcctgaggtcgctgaggagagcggggctcacggccaatccgaagaagtgtgcgattgggcgggtggaagtaaggtatctgggcttccacttgggtcatggacaggtgcgtcctcaaattgataagactgccgcaattgcaacctgtccgaggcccaagaccaaaaaggaggtaagacagttcttggggctggcgggatattatagacggtttataccaaattattcggacctcaccagccctttgactgatcttactaaaaaggggctaccagatacggtccagtggacggagccgtgtcaacaggcttttacccaagtaaaggctgccctatgtggcgggccgctgttacactcccctgacttttctctccctttcttgttgcagactgacgcgtcggacagggggctgggcgcagtcctggcccaggaggtggaggggggagagcggccggtgctgtacattagccgcaaGCTCTCTAAGagagaagctaagtacagcaccatagaaaaggagtgtttggccatcagatgggccgttctcaccctccgctactacctcctggggcgggagttcactctctgttcggaccacgctcctctccaatggctccaccgcatgaaggataccaacgcgcggatcacccgttggtatctggctcttcagccgtttaagttcaaggtggtccacaggccgggtgctcagatggctgtggccgatttcctctccagaaatgggggggggggctgcaggccggacggctccccggcctgagtcgggcggtgggggtatgtggcaaggggggcgtggttcagcgaggtctgcagcgggagagagggcctcgggacgagcggtaagtgagtgggttggacgcagattaataacacctgtctcttgttctagtaatgagcgcggagacgggataaaacaccagcggaaccggagaccgggaagagagagagtcggactgttgatacGAGACCCAGAGaataccggaagccggaagtgcgtgacccggaagtgTTACAGAGACTGAGCGATCTATGAGAATAAGACACACAAGGAAGTGTGCACGTTTGTGTTTAAGAGAATAATAAAAAgtatcaacagtcctgccgacccccgtgtcctcttccttccttacctcatcgaacttgttacaaatatgttaaattgttctctgatatctaaatcaagggtatgtggcttatttaaggtcaaaaattgtcccgataaagttttacaggtccatttacaaccctagaaattgtttctaggatgtaatgctcttttttgccttatttggaagggtcatgaatattaatgttgagctctgctctgattggctgtttcactccCCTGTTGCTCAATGACAGCTAAAAAATCTATACcatccgtcatggcaatgattttacaatgatagcttctgaactttgaatcacaaactgAAATGGGTAGcacgtaaatatgttgtttacagtaacgttatagttgatttatttagccaaacaaagtaatgtaaagccactcaaaatagtcagtgtcatgtttactactcatctgctgcaaaataatcatacttcagttctcaaaaatgtatatttatttaaaaaattgacaTAACAAATTGatcgtttcaacttagatggtgaaGAAGGTGATGTTAGCTACAATGATCAACTGAGCGATCTATAAACAACTAAACAGTAGTACTAAACAAAGTTAGTTTCTTAGTTATTGTATTAATAAGTTGAAGCTCCCCATCAGCGGCCTGAGTGAGGAGTTTAAGGTGGGCCGGGCCAGGGAGGTGCTGCAATACAGAGAGTCACTAGACCCGATGGTCTCCCAGGCTGGGATCGAGGTGAGGACAGGGCGGAAGTGGAGGGCAGTAGCGGCGGTGGATGAGGCTGAGTCACGGCTACGGCACAGGTCATTGATAGGAGCAGTGACTCATGGAAGAGCTGGGCTGGGTAGCGGCACAACACCTCGCTACAATAAGGCACAGGGGAAGGACAGGAGAGCACTGGTGCAGCAAGAGGTGCGAGTAGCAGTAGAGGAGGAGCGGGCCAGCAGGATGGTTGGAATGCGGCAGCAGGGAGCCTGGACAAGATGGGAGAATGCAGTGGACCGTAAAGTCACATGGGCGGAGCTGTGGAAAGCAGAACCCCATCGCCTACGGTTCCTGATCCAGGCTGTCTACGATGTACTACCAAGCCCATCCAACCTGTTCAGCTGGGGATTGGTGGAGTCGCCAGCCTGCACACTCTGCCTGAGGAGGGGGACTCTGGAGCACAtcctaagctgctgtccaaaaGCACTGGGCGAAGGGCGCTACCGTTGGCGTCATGACCAAGTCTTGAAAGTCATAGCAAATACCATCAGCTGTGGAATTGACCACTGTAAGCGCCTCCGCCCAGTGAAGAACACTATTGCTTTTGTCCGGGCTGGGGACAAGCCACCACTAGCGGCCAGGGCCACCTCATCAGGGCTGCTAGCAACAGCACGAGACTGGGAGTTGAAAGCTGACCTGGGGAAGCAACTGAAATTCCCAGAAGCTGTCGCCACCTCAACATTGCGGCCTGACATGCTACTCATCTCAGAGACCTCTAAGCAGATCGTTCTCCTTGAACTTACCGTACCCTGGGAGGACCGTATTGAGGAGGCCAATGAGAGAAAGAGGGCAAAATACGCTGAGCTAGTGGAGGAGTGCCGGAATAATGGTTGGCGAGCACGGTGTGAGCCCATTAAGGTTGGATGTAGAGGGTTTGCTGGCCAGTCTCTCTGCAGGGCCTATAACATCCTGGGCATCATAGGGGCCAGTAAGCGAAGGGCCATTAAGGAGGTCACAGAGTCAGCAGAAGTTGCCTCAAGGTGGCTGTGGATAAAGAGAGGAGAACCATGGGTGGGGTAGGGCTACCTGGACACAAGCTAGGGCCTGATCAACCCCGGCTGGGTCGCCTGGGTGAGAGTGTATGATGCTTGAAAGACCCGAAACACTCCGTGACCCCAGGTAACATCACTGAGGATGTGTCCAGGGTGCATCAAGGTGATGTATGTGATAAGCTACTGTCTGGAACAACCAGTGACGATCAGGAATAGACTGATTGACAACCGAGAACAGTGTGGTGGCAGCTGGAGAGACAGCGGACAGCTCGGAGAGACGGCAACGGGGTAGGGAGGGTTAGCAGCCCAACCTGCATCTTCTGTGAGGAAGAACCCACTTTACAAGCTACAGATCGACCTATGGAGTTATACCCCCAGGGATCCCCGAGAGGGGGGGAGGATGAGGATCCCACTCGGATAGACCAAAGGATACCGACACACAGCGATGGAAACATGACGACGAGTGCACAATGCTTTTGCGGCAAAGTGTGCAAAAACCCACATGGCCTGAGAATCCACCAGGCCAAGATGAGATGCGTGCGGATGGTTCCTGTATCACAGCGCACAGGGAACACCCCTGGTGAGACGCAGGAGGAGCTAGGCCCGGAGTCAAACCACAGCGCCCAGAACCTCCGTGTGACACAGGCCCCAAAACCATGCAGAACATCAGAACATCGGCGGGTAAAATGGCCCCAAGCGAACAAGGAGAAGGAGTGGCTCCAGTTTGATGAAGACGTTGATACCATCTTGGAAGCAGGAGTCAAGGGTGATGCTGACCGACGCCTCCTGACAATGACTACCATCATCATCAGCCTAGCAGCTGAGAGATTTGGGCTGGAGGAGAAGAAAGTAGTGAACCTCCCTTACACTATGAACAACAGGGCGCACAAGATCCACCAGCTTAGGCAAGAGCTGAAGAGTCTGAGGAGGAAGTTTAAGGAGGCGAGGGAGGAAGAGAGGGGTCCTCTAGCAGAGTTGCATGTCATCCTTCGTAAGAAGTTAATGACTCTGAGGAGAGCGGAGTGGCACAGGAGGAGGAGGAAAGAGAGGGCCAGGAAGCGGGCTGCCTTTATAGCGAATCCCTTTGGCTTCACAAAGCAGCTACTTGGCAAGAAGCGGAGTGGCCGGCTTACCTGCTCCAAAGTTGAGATCGATCGTCACCTCAGAGACACCTTCTGTGACAGATCCAGGGAACAAGATCTGGGGCACTGCCAGCACCTGATTGATCCACCTGCACCAACTCTGGACTTTGACGGAAAGGAGCCCAGCTGGAAGGAGATCCAGGAGGTGATCAAAACGGCCAGAGCAAGTTCAGCTCCAGGACCTAGTGGGGTACCTTACAAGGTTTATAAGAACTGCCCGAAGCTACTCCACAGACTCTGGAAGATACTGAAGGTCATATGGAGGAGGGGAAAGGTTGCTCAGCAGTGGCGGTTTGCAGAAGGGGTGTGGATTCCAAAGGAGGAAGAGTCAAAGACCATCGACCAGTTCAGAAACATCTCACTGCTCAGTGTTGAGGGCAAGATATTCTTCAGCATTGTTGCTAGGCGGCTGACCGACTACCTCCTGAGGAACTCGTACATCGATACCTCGGTCCAGAAAGGAGGGATCCCAAAGGTGCCGGGATGTCTGGAGCACACAGGCGTGGTCACACAGCTGATCAGGGAAGCCCGGGAGAATAAGGGAGACCTGGTGGTGCTGTGGTTGGACCTTACAAACGCCTATGGGTCTATACCCCACAAACTGGTTGAGGAGGCCTTGCGCCGGCACCACATCCCAGACAAGTTTAGAGACCTTGTTCTGGACTACTATGGCAGTTTCAGTCTCAGAGTCTCTGCAGGGTCTACAACATCAGACTGGCACAGGCTTGAGAAGGGAATTATCACTGGATGTACAATTTCAGTGATATTATTTGCACTTGCCATGAATATGCTGGTAAAGTCTGCAGAGGCCCAGTGCAGAGGTCCCCTCACCAAGTCGGGTATTCGCCAGCCGCCCATTAGGGCTTTTATGGATGACCTGACGGTGACGACACCACACGTACCAGGGGGCAGGTG is from Pseudorasbora parva isolate DD20220531a chromosome 10, ASM2467924v1, whole genome shotgun sequence and encodes:
- the LOC137090724 gene encoding uncharacterized protein, which produces MELYPQGSPRGGEDEDPTRIDQRIPTHSDGNMTTSAQCFCGKVCKNPHGLRIHQAKMRCVRMVPVSQRTGNTPGETQEELGPESNHSAQNLRVTQAPKPCRTSEHRRVKWPQANKEKEWLQFDEDVDTILEAGVKGDADRRLLTMTTIIISLAAERFGLEEKKVVNLPYTMNNRAHKIHQLRQELKSLRRKFKEAREEERGPLAELHVILRKKLMTLRRAEWHRRRRKERARKRAAFIANPFGFTKQLLGKKRSGRLTCSKVEIDRHLRDTFCDRSREQDLGHCQHLIDPPAPTLDFDGKEPSWKEIQEVIKTARASSAPGPSGVPYKVYKNCPKLLHRLWKILKVIWRRGKVAQQWRFAEGVWIPKEEESKTIDQFRNISLLSVEGKIFFSIVARRLTDYLLRNSYIDTSVQKGGIPKVPGCLEHTGVVTQLIREARENKGDLVVLWLDLTNAYGSIPHKLVEEALRRHHIPDKFRDLVLDYYGSFSLRVSAGSTTSDWHRLEKGIITGCTISVILFALAMNMLVKSAEAQCRGPLTKSGIRQPPIRAFMDDLTVTTPHVPGGRWILKGLEEMTSWARMCFKPAKSRALVLKKGKVSNKFSFTLGKTQIPSITDKPVKSLGKVFDCSLKDTAAIHATNIELEGWLAAVDKSGLPGKFKAWIYQHGILPRILWPLLIYEVPISTIEGFERRVSRFLRKWLGLPRSLSSIALYGQNNKLKLPISGLSEEFKVGRAREVLQYRESLDPMVSQAGIEVRTGRKWRAVAAVDEAESRLRHRSLIGAVTHGRAGLGSGTTPRYNKAQGKDRRALVQQEVRVAVEEERASRMVGMRQQGAWTRWENAVDCKVTWAELWKAEPHRLRFLIQAVYDVLPSPSNLFSWGLVESPACTLCLRRGTLEHILSCCPKALGEGRYRWRHDQVLKVIANTISCGIDHCKRLRPVKNTIAFVRAGDKPPLAARATSSGLLATARDWELKADLGKQLKFPEAVATSTLRPDMLLISETSKQIVLLELTVPWEDRIEEANERKRAKYAELVEECRNNGWRARCEPIEVGCRGFAGQSLCRAYNILGIIGASKRRAIKEVTESAEVASRWLWIKRGEPWVG